The segment CGCCCAGCCAGCCCGTTGCTGTGAAAGCTGTGGCGAAGACGAACAGCATTTGCCTGAGCTGGAATTCTGTCGCCGGGACAAACTACGCCGTGGAAGCCAAGACCAACGTCCAGGACGCCGCCTGGAGCCGGGTCTCGCCCGTCATCACGGCCACAACGACGAACACCGAGCACTGTGTGGCGTTGCCGACTGCCTACCAATTCTTCCGGGTCGCCTTGCGGGACGGGTTTCGCTGAGCCGGCTCTCCTCACAGACCGCCCCGCGTTCCGCCGCGCTTTCGTCGCAGGGCGGCGTGATCGATCCGCGGGTCCGATATTCGAGCACGAACGTTTGCCTCAACTGGGATTCACAAGCGGGCCTGAAGTATCGCGTCGAAGGAGCCACTTCCGGTGTTTCCCGGGTGGTGTACGACAACACGGTTAGCAGCAGCTCCGTCCGATCGTTTTTCCCAGGCAACGGAATCGAGTTTGGAGACGACGTCACACTCGCCGGGACCGAGCGTCTTCTGACCGATTTTCGTTTCGATTATTTTCTGAGTCCGAACGCCAACGCGAACGAGAAAGCGGAATTGTTCTTCCGCTTGAATGACGGCCCGGACGACACGCCGGGAACGATGGTGTTTCGCAGCGGCGAATTCACGCTCGACACCAGCCCGAGCGGCTATGTCATCGTCGATGCAACGGAGCTGGGAGTTCCGGTGCCCAATGCGCTGACCTGGAGCCTCGTCATCACCGGGGTTGATCCGGGAGAGGAAGCCGGCTTGCTCCTGAACGGTCCCCCCACGGCCGGCGCCAGTATCGTGAGCTTCTGGCAAAGGAGCCCCGAAGGCGTCTGGACGCGGAATCTCATTGATGAAGGCGCCGTGCAGGGGAGCTTCGCGGCCTCCGTCAAAGCTGCTCCCAATGCAGCATCGTCTTGGATCCCGTTGTCCTGGGTCACGGCCTCCAGCTCAACTTCGTCCTACTGCCTGGACTTGCCCAACCCGCATCGGCTCTTTCGAATCGTGCCGGAAGCCGGCGGTCCCGGGCCCTCTCCGGCGCCGAGGCTGCAGGTTCCGGTGATCCTGGCGGACGGCCGCGTGCAATTCAGTTGGAACGCGGAAGCGGGGAAGAAATACGAATTGCAGTGGAGTCCAAACGTCGGGGATCCGCCGCGCGTCAATTGGACAACCCTCACCAACGTGACCGCAAGCGGCGCGCTCGTAACGGTCACCGAGCCAGCCCATCCCACCAGTTCGCCGCGTTTCTACCGCCTGCGCGTTCCGGAGCCTCAACGACAGGCCTGGCGTCCAAACATGCGCGGACGACACGGGCCAGGTCCTCCAGCTTGTAAGGTTTCTGAAACTCAAGGTCGTCCGGATGCACGCGGCTTCGCCAGCTTTCCGGATCGCATCCCATTTCCTCGGCGGAGTATTTGAGCAGACGCGTGAAATCGCCGTCCCAATGCCATTCGCCGGTTGAGGGGCATCCCTCGTAAACGATTTCCGCCAGAGCGCGTACCAGCGCTTCATGGCGTTGCAGAGGGGTTATCGCAGGTTCAATTTGCTTGTCGAAGACAGAGAAAATCGGGCATGAATAACTCCCAATCAAGAAACCAGGAACAATCGAACCATCAAATCCCAGAATTATCCCATGAGAATGTTCATTCCGATCGCCGCCGCAGCGATGCTGGCGTCTGGCCTGGCGGCGGCCGCCCAGGATGCCCAAACCAAAACCTCTCCAACGGCCGCCACAGCCGTTGATAAGGCTTACAAAAATGTCGGTGTCGATGAATTCGAGAAACTTGCCGCGGACAAGAAGAATGTCGTGCTGGACGTGCGCACGCCGAAAGAATTCGCGGCGGGCCACATCAAAGGCGCGGTGAACATTGACTTCAATGCCCCGGACTTTGAAAAGAAAATCGCCGCGCTGGCCAAGGACAAGACGTACCTCGTTCACTGCGCCGGCGGCGTCCGCAGCAGCAAGGCTTGCGCGAAGATGGGCGATCTCAGGTTCAAGCATCTGGTCAACCTCGAGCCGGGGTTCAAGGCGTGGGAGAAGGCGGGCAAGGCGGTGGAAAAGTAAGACGGGATGGACTGGCTTGGGAAGACCCAGTGAGCAGCCACTGGTTTTCAGTAATCTCCACTGTTAGCCAAAATGAAAAAGCGCGCGCGTCGTCAGGTGGAGTGCACGATTCCGGTTCTGCCGGTGGGCAGTCTCGCCCGAAGCATTCGCTTCTACACCGAGAAGTTGGAGTTCAAGCTCGACTGGCGCGGCGGCGCGCTTTGCTCCGTTTCGCGCGATGGAAGCTCGATCATGCTTCGTCAGAAGCACAGGCGCGATAAGTCGGCGCCGGTTTGGGTGTGGATCGGCTTGGAGAGCGACACCCTGTTCGAGAAGTTCAGGGCGCGTGGCGTCAAGGTTCTCCAAGAGCCGCGGAATTGTTCCTGGGCGTATGAGATGATGTTCGCAGATCCCGATGGTAATGTGTTGTGGCTCGGCACGGAGTCGAAGCGAAATTTGCCGCTTGAAGAAAATGGCTAACGGCGGTGCACCGAAAGCGGGCGGGCGACGTCAGTCCAATTCGAGCGCGACTGGCTGCCCGCGTCGTGAGCTTGGGTCGTTGGCAGAAACTATGCAAGCAACGATGACATTAAGCCGCGCAGCCCTTGCGGTTCTTAATGATCGTAACAAGATCGTGGCGCTTGCGGACGACTACTGGACTTTAATTGCTGACAGTGATGCTAAAGCGGAGCATGCCTTTGAAAATGCCTTTCGGGAGGCTCGCAGTCGCGGCCATCTGACAAAGGATCTCTTCGTTCGCGTCGCGCGGTGGAAGTCGGTTCGGAATACACGGAACTATGAGTTGAATACTGAGACCGACATCCGCACAGCGACCGCTGCCGCCTTTCAAGCCTCCAATGATGCCGCGTCGATTAAGGCGCTGGTACAGTTACATGGAGTCGCGTTGCGCACTGCTTCCGCTATTCTCCACTGGATGCGTCCTGAGAGATTCCCCATCTTGGACTATCGAGTGGTGACTGCCCTAGGCGAAACTGCGCCGAAGTCCTATGACGACATTCGCCTTTACATCCGCATCGCTAACCGGATCAGAGGACTGGCGCTTCACCATTCGCTTGATCTTCGGACAATTGATCGAGCACTCTGGACATGGGACAAGCGTCGCACCCTAACATTGAAACCAAAATGTCGAAAGGCTCTAGCCTTGCCAGGGCGCTGCAGCGAACCGTTGATCAGTGTGAATTAGTGTTGAATGGTACCAAGTACCAATTTGGTTGAACTAAATCTTGCCTATGAAAACCCGAAATCTCGCAACGATCTTCTCGACCTCCGCCATCGTCTCCGCCCTTTGCGTTTGGGCACAATCGAAGGACGACGGCTTTGTCTCCATCTTCGACGGCAAGACCCTCAAAGGTTGGCACGTCAGCGCCAAGACCGGTCACAGCCGCGTGAGCAAGAATCAATCGGGTGGCCGCTGGGTGGTGGAGAACGGCGCCATCGTCGGCAGCCAGGATATCCCCGCCAACGGCGGCATCGTGATCACCGACGAGCCATACGGCGACTTCGAGGTCGCGCTGGAAATGAACAACGACTTCGGGCCGGACAGCGGGCTGTTCCTCCGCAGCACCGAGGACGGCAAGGCGTGGCAGGCGATGATTGACTACCACGCGAAGGGAAATGTCATGGGCATTTACGGCGAGGGCCTGGGCGGAAAACCCAGCGTGCGCAACTACAGCTTTGTGGACACGCCGGAGAAAATCGCAGCAGTCACGGATTCGCCGCTCCCTCTGGCCGTGCTGCCCGAATCATGGCCGCATTTCTGGCGTCATGGCCAGTGGAACGAGTTGCGCGCCCGCATCGTGGGCAATCCGCCACACATTACGACCTGGATCAACGGCGTGAAAATCATGGAGTGGCAGGAGAAGGAGCTGCGCCATCCGGACAAAGGCGGCATCGCGCTTCAGGTTCACGGCGGCGGGAATTACACGAGCCAGTTCGTGCGCTACCGGAACATCCGGGTGAAAGCGATCCCGTCCACGAAATAGGTTAGAGATGTTCTCATGGACTTTCGCTCCCTACCAACCTTGAAGATCCTTGGATTCCTTGGTTTTCTAACAGGAGATTACAGAGGCAACGGAGAGCTCTTCTCTGTTCCCTCCGTTTCCTCCTGTTAAATGAAGACAACGGTTCAATCTTTTTGAAACCGTGAGGCTGCTCCGGCGTCATATATGCCGAAAACCGTTCTCGAATCATGAAACGAAATGCTTTGATCCTGACTTCCACTATTTGCTTTGCAGCCACGCTTTCCGCGGCGCCGATTGAGTTCGACTTCAAAGACTCCAAAGGCGTGAACAATATCGTCTTCAAACTGGATGCGCCCCTGGAGGCCATCAACGGCACGGCGACGGGCATCTCCGGCAAAGTCACCTTTGATCCGGATCATCCCGGCGCGGTGAAAGGCAAAATCATCGTGCAGACCGCGTCGATGCATTTGGGGAATCCGATGCAGAAGGAACATCTTCACGGCGATCAATGGATGAGCGCCGCGAAGTTTCCCGAAATTAGTTTCGAGGCCGTCAGCGCGAAAAACGTCAAAGCCGAAGGAAACGTCACGACCGCCGATGTGACGGGCAAGATGACGATCAAAGGCGTCACCAAAGAAATCACCGTGCCCGTCAAGATGACCTACTTGAAAGGGCGGTTGCGCGAGCGGACGCCTGGCATGGATGGGGATCTCTTGGTCTTGAGGTCGAACTTCTCGGTGCGCCGGCGTGATTTCGGCATTCAACCGGGCCGGAACGAAGAGAAGGTGGCGGACGAAATCGTCCTCGAATTGAGCCTGGCCGGCGCGGCGCCGCGATAGTTCAGTGGCCAGTTGTCAGTTATCAGTTGTCAGTAGAGCGGGGCGTCGAGCCGAAGTTTTCAACGCGCCGACGCAGCTTTGAACTTTGAAACCTTGAACTTAGAACTCCGGCAGCGGCCGGGCTAATTCTCCAAGCCCTTTGGCGGATTGAAGACAATCGAGGATATGAAGGCTTGCCGCACGGAGGACGGGTTTCGGAGGAGCAATCTCGCGGCGGCAATCTCCGGTGATCGAACCTTGCTTTGGATGGGGATTTTTCCCGAATGGTCATGCCGGGAATGATCGGAGAAACGTTGCAGCCGGATGGCAGCGGCATCATGCAGTTGTTGCGCCTTCTTGTAAGCCGCGCTGGCTTCCGTGAGCCGGCTGCTCTGGGGTCCCTCTTCTGTCACTTCCGCCAAAACGGCGGGACGCGGAACCAGCTTTGGCGTGCTCACAACAGGCGGCGGCGCGGGAGGCTGCGCTTCGCGAACGATCACTGGCGGCGGTTCCGCGGGAGGAACGTCCCCTTGCAACAACCGGCGCAATTCTTCTTGCCAGTCTATTTTCTGAACCGGCTTTGGCGGAGTTTGCGCTTGCGGCGCAGCCCCACGTGGGGGTGGCGGGCCAACGGGCGGACGCATGGGCGGACGGGCCGGCGGCTTCCGTTGCTGCTGCTCTTCCGCCTTGCGCTGCAGCCAGCTTGAAGCCGCCATGATCAAGAGGATCACCAGGGTGCCGAGCAGTGAGTCCATCGTCAGTTGTCAGTTGTCGGTTGCCAGTTGCCAGTTATCAGCGAACGTAGTCTGCAATCTGCAATCCGCAATAAGATCAGCTTCCGGACGGTTTTACCGGGGCAGGGGATGCGCCGCCGCCGGCAATGCTGTCGCGCATGTTGGTGTCGGCCTGGACGTTCTTGATTCGGTAGTAATCCATGATGCCAAGGTTGCCCTGGCGAAACGCTTCCGCCATGGCCAGCGGCACCTGCGCTTCGGCTTCGACCACGCGGGCGCGCATTTCCTGGACGCGCGCGAGCATTTCCTGTTCGAGCGCCACAGCGGCGGCGCGCCGCACTTCGGCCTGGGCTTGAGCGATGAGCTTGTTCGCTTCGGCTTGTTCGGCCTGGAGTTTGGCGCCCACGTTTTCGCCTACGTCCACGTCGGCAATGTCAATGGACAAAATTTCGAACGCCGTGTTGCTGTCGAGCGCTTTGTCCAAAACTGTTTTGGAAATGCGGTCGGGGTTCTCCAGAACGACCTTGAACGTGTCAGCCGAACCGATGGTCGAGACGATGCCTTCACCGACGCGCGCGATAATCGTTTCCTCCGTTGCGCCGCCGACGAAGCGGTCCAGATTCGTGCGCACGGTGACGCGCGCCTTGGCCTTGATGACAATGCCGTCCTTGGCGACGCCATCGATTGAAGTTTTGCCTGAAGACGGATTCGGGCAATCGATCACCTTCGGGTTGACGGAAGTTTGCACGGCTTCGAGGACGGTTTTGCCGGTGCCTTTCGTGGCCAGGTCAATGGCACAGGCGCGGTCGAAGACAAGATGAATGCTGGCTTTGCGCGCGGCGATCAGGGCATCCACCACCATTTTCGGATTGCCGCCCGCCAGATAATGCGTCGAGAGATCATCGATCGTCACATCCAGGCCTGCCTTCACGGCCGTGATGCGGTTATCGACGATCATGCCGACCGGGACATTTCGCAGCCGCAGCGCAATCAGTTCCGTGAAGCTCACTCGCGCGCCCGAGAACAAGGCCCGAATCCAGACGCTGAAGAAGTTGATGACCACAATGGCGATCACCAGCCCGACGACCGCGATCAGGCCAAAGAACAGCAGCGTCCACCCGCTGACTCCGTTGAACAGTCCCTGCGCGAAGAAGGAGAATGATTTTTCCATGGTTGGTTTGGGTTAAGGGTTTTCAGGAATTTTCAATAGCCCGGACGACGACTTTCAAGCCTTCCACGGCCACAACCCGAATGGGCGTGCCGCGGTCGATCATGTTGCCTTCGGTGACCACATCGACCCGGCGGCCGTTGATGACGGCGGTCCCGGACGGGCGGAGATTCGTGTGGGCCGCGCCCGTCTGATTCAATAGTTCGGGTTTCTCGACGCCTAGTTCGCCGACCGTTTGCTCCGAAACAAATACCTTCGCGAGGCGGCTGTTTGGAAAATACTTCATCCACGCCAACGTGCCGACCACCAGGCCGGTGGCGACGCCCAGCAGAATCAGGTTGCCGGTGGGTGCGCCGAATTTCGCATAGCCGACGATGACCCCGGCCAGCAGGCAGATGAGGCCCATGACGCCCGCGATCAAGCCGGGCAAAACCGTCTCGAGGAGCAACAGCGCCGCGCCCGCGAGAATCAAGGCTCCGACAACCCAGCCCGAGAGATCTCCCGCGGCATTGGCAAGCAGCATTGAGGTGCCCAAAATGCGCCCGTTGATCACCGTGTCCATGCCTCGATTATGAAGGCAAGGGCGGACGGCGCAAGCGCAATTGGCTGTTTATGACTTCACTTCTCCAGGAACGCCGCGTGCACGGCTTTCATCGCTTTTTCGCCTTTGGCCAGGTCGATCACGACGGAGATCTTGATTTCGCTCGTGGAAATCATGTCGATGTTGATGCCTTCGTGCGCGAGGGTTTCAAACATCTTGGCGGCGACCCCGGAATGGCTGCGCATGCCGACGCCCACGATGGAAAGCTTGCCGATCTTCTCGTCGGACAAGGCTTCGCGAAATCCCATCTCGGGCTTCAGTGCCTCGATCACTCTGGTCGCCTTGAGCAGGTCCGGCTTGTCCACAGTGAACGAAATGTCCGTCGCCGGCGTTCCCGAACCGTGGCTGACGTTTTGCACGATCATATCGACGTTCATGGCCGCGTCCGCGAGGGCCTTGAAAATGCGCGCGGCCACGCCGGGCCGGTCCGGGACGCCCACCAACGTCACTTTGGCTTGATTCTTGTCGAGCGACACGCCGCGAATGACGACGTCCTCCATGCTTGCGGTTTCTTCTTTCACGAGGGTTCCTGGATTATCATTGAGACTGGAGCGGACTTCAAAGACGACTCCGAATTTCTTCGCGAACTCGACGGAGCGCGACTGCATCACTTTCGCGCCCAGGCTCGCCAGTTCCAGCATTTCGTCGTAAGCAATCTCGCTGAGCTTGCGGGCGCCGGGCACGATGCGCGGATCCGCCGTGTAAACGCCATCGACGTCCGTGTAAATCTGGCAGAGATCCGCCTTGAGCGCCGCCGCCAGCGCGATGGCCGTCAAATCCGATCCCCCACGTCCCAGCGTGGTGATCTGGCCTTCGGGCGTCTGGCCCTGGAAGCCCGCCACGATGACAACCTTCCCCGCGGCCAGCAAGGCATGGACTTGTTTCGGAGTGATGTTCTGGATTTTTGCCTTGGTATGAACGCCGTCCGTGACAATTCCCGCCTGCGCCCCCGTCAGAGAAATCGCCTCGACGCCGATCGCGTGCAGGGCCATCGCGGTCAGCGCGATCGTCGTCTGTTCTCCAGTCGCCAGGAGCACGTCCATCTCGCGTTCGCTCGGCAAAGGCATGATGTCCTTCGCGAGTTTGATGAGGTTATCGGTGACTCCGCTCATGGCGGAGACGACGACGACGATCTGGTCTCCTCGCTGGCGGTATTGAGCGACGCGAGCGGCGACGTTCTTGATCCGCTCGGTATTGGCGACGGATGTGCCGCCGTATTTTTGGACAATGAGAGACATGGCCTAAACTCAATTACAAATTCTCTTCGGTGGGGCAACCCTGAAGCAGAGCCTCAGCCGGTGAGGCGACGCTCCCGCGGAGCCATGATCGAGTGGCAATGGCCGGCTCGGCAGGAGTCTCGCCCACTCCACAGTCACTTCTATCGTGGCCGCCGTCGATCTCATCACACTCCAATCACTTTCAGCACCGCTTCTCGCTTGGCTTCCACAACGACGGGTTCCACGCCGGCGGTTTTGATCGCATTGTCCGGGTCTTTCAGACCGTGGCCCGTCATCGTCGCCGCGACGACGCTGCCTTTCGGAATCAAGTTCTTTTTCGCGCATTGAATCAAGCCGGCCAGCGCCGCGGCTGAAGCGGGTTCGACGAACAATCCTTCCGTGCGCGCGAGCAACTGGTAAGCCGCCAGGATTTCCGCGTCCGTCACCTTGTCGATGTGCCCATTCGATTCCTTCAATGCTTTCGCGGCGCCTTCCCAACTGGCGGGATTGCCGATGCGGATCGCCGAGGCGACAGTTTCGGGCTTCTCAATAGGGCGGCCTTCGACAATCGGCGCGGCGCCGCTGGCCTGGTAACCGAACATCCGGGGGAGGCCGGTTATCTTCTGATCCGAGAAGTATTCGGTGTACCCTTTCCAGTAAGCGGTGATGTTGCCGGCGTTGCCCACCGGCAGAAAATGAAAGTCGGGCGCGCGGCCCAGGTGGTCGCAGATTTCGAACGCGGCCGTCTTCTGGCCTGCGATGCGCACGGGATTCACGCTGTTGACGACTTCCACGAGGCCGGTTTCACCGAGTTCGCGGACGATGCGGAGGGCTTCATCGAAATTTCCATCGATCGCCACGGTCGTGGCGCCGTACATCAACGCTTGCGCCAATTTGCCCAACGCGATCTTTCCGTGCGGCAAGAGCACGACGCAGCGGATTTGGGCCCGCGCCGCGTAAGCGGCAGCCGACGCCGAAGTATTGCCGGTGCTCGCGCAAATGACCACTTTGGCGCCCTTCTCAACCGCTTTCGACACCGCCACGGTCATGCCCCGGTCCTTGAAGGAGCAGGTCGGGTTCATCGCCTCGCACTTCAGCCACAGCTCGAACATGCCGCCGCAAGCCTCGACAAAGTTCGAAACGCGGATCAACGGGGTATTTCCCTCCTGGAGCGTGACGACGGGGGTGGACTTGGAGACGGGCAAATACCGCGCGTAATGATGAATGACACCTTTCCACACAAAGGCGCGAGCGGCTTCTCCTCCTTTGTCTGGCGGACCGTGCTTCATCGGGAACGAAGGGTGAGTGATGAAACCGCTGGGTGATCGCTCGGTAAGCGCGGGTGGAGCGAGGCTCCTGCCGAGCTGTGCGTCGATGGCGGTTCGCTCGCCCCACGTTCACCGAGCGAATCCGCCACTGGCAGGTTTGTCCTTACATTCGAGAGGCAGGGTGCCTCCCGATCTGGCAGGCTGGAAGCCTGCCCTACATTCCTGGCGGTCGATTTCAATGGTGAGGTTCTCAATTATTCAAAACTTTCCACGCGAATCATCGTCGGCGCGGCTTTGATCACGTTCAGCCGGCTGATGGCTGTGAGCGCCCGCGCCATCGCGGCATTCGGCGCGTCATGAATCATCAGGATCAACGGCACGCTCTCTCCTTCGTGGCCTTCGGGTTGAATGACCGAGGAGATGCCGATCTTGCTCCGGCCCAAAATGGCGGCGATTTTGGCGAGCGTCCCCGGTTTGTCAATCACGCTCAGACGCACGTAATACCTGGAAACGACTTCGCCCATGTTCAGCACGGCGCCGGCGCATTCGTGCGGAACAAACGGCGGAATCCGGCTCTGGCTGCCGCACTTCAAATCCAGCGCGGCGTCCGCCAGATCGCTCAACACGGCGCTCGCCGTTGCGTCCGGGCCGGCG is part of the Verrucomicrobiota bacterium genome and harbors:
- a CDS encoding UPF0365 family protein gives rise to the protein MEKSFSFFAQGLFNGVSGWTLLFFGLIAVVGLVIAIVVINFFSVWIRALFSGARVSFTELIALRLRNVPVGMIVDNRITAVKAGLDVTIDDLSTHYLAGGNPKMVVDALIAARKASIHLVFDRACAIDLATKGTGKTVLEAVQTSVNPKVIDCPNPSSGKTSIDGVAKDGIVIKAKARVTVRTNLDRFVGGATEETIIARVGEGIVSTIGSADTFKVVLENPDRISKTVLDKALDSNTAFEILSIDIADVDVGENVGAKLQAEQAEANKLIAQAQAEVRRAAAVALEQEMLARVQEMRARVVEAEAQVPLAMAEAFRQGNLGIMDYYRIKNVQADTNMRDSIAGGGASPAPVKPSGS
- a CDS encoding YceI family protein, which codes for MKRNALILTSTICFAATLSAAPIEFDFKDSKGVNNIVFKLDAPLEAINGTATGISGKVTFDPDHPGAVKGKIIVQTASMHLGNPMQKEHLHGDQWMSAAKFPEISFEAVSAKNVKAEGNVTTADVTGKMTIKGVTKEITVPVKMTYLKGRLRERTPGMDGDLLVLRSNFSVRRRDFGIQPGRNEEKVADEIVLELSLAGAAPR
- a CDS encoding bleomycin resistance family protein, encoding MKKRARRQVECTIPVLPVGSLARSIRFYTEKLEFKLDWRGGALCSVSRDGSSIMLRQKHRRDKSAPVWVWIGLESDTLFEKFRARGVKVLQEPRNCSWAYEMMFADPDGNVLWLGTESKRNLPLEENG
- a CDS encoding rhodanese-like domain-containing protein yields the protein MRMFIPIAAAAMLASGLAAAAQDAQTKTSPTAATAVDKAYKNVGVDEFEKLAADKKNVVLDVRTPKEFAAGHIKGAVNIDFNAPDFEKKIAALAKDKTYLVHCAGGVRSSKACAKMGDLRFKHLVNLEPGFKAWEKAGKAVEK
- a CDS encoding PAS domain-containing protein, with protein sequence MEVNVHRAFDVARREFFRRAHVQHDILLVRGKFLEFIDTDIFVSLINGCGGRWRGFGLGILGGRRQARRQHRCGGDRNEHSHGIILGFDGSIVPGFLIGSYSCPIFSVFDKQIEPAITPLQRHEALVRALAEIVYEGCPSTGEWHWDGDFTRLLKYSAEEMGCDPESWRSRVHPDDLEFQKPYKLEDLARVVRACLDARPVVEAPERAGGRNAANWWDGLAR
- a CDS encoding threonine synthase, translated to MKHGPPDKGGEAARAFVWKGVIHHYARYLPVSKSTPVVTLQEGNTPLIRVSNFVEACGGMFELWLKCEAMNPTCSFKDRGMTVAVSKAVEKGAKVVICASTGNTSASAAAYAARAQIRCVVLLPHGKIALGKLAQALMYGATTVAIDGNFDEALRIVRELGETGLVEVVNSVNPVRIAGQKTAAFEICDHLGRAPDFHFLPVGNAGNITAYWKGYTEYFSDQKITGLPRMFGYQASGAAPIVEGRPIEKPETVASAIRIGNPASWEGAAKALKESNGHIDKVTDAEILAAYQLLARTEGLFVEPASAAALAGLIQCAKKNLIPKGSVVAATMTGHGLKDPDNAIKTAGVEPVVVEAKREAVLKVIGV
- a CDS encoding aspartate kinase, coding for MSLIVQKYGGTSVANTERIKNVAARVAQYRQRGDQIVVVVSAMSGVTDNLIKLAKDIMPLPSEREMDVLLATGEQTTIALTAMALHAIGVEAISLTGAQAGIVTDGVHTKAKIQNITPKQVHALLAAGKVVIVAGFQGQTPEGQITTLGRGGSDLTAIALAAALKADLCQIYTDVDGVYTADPRIVPGARKLSEIAYDEMLELASLGAKVMQSRSVEFAKKFGVVFEVRSSLNDNPGTLVKEETASMEDVVIRGVSLDKNQAKVTLVGVPDRPGVAARIFKALADAAMNVDMIVQNVSHGSGTPATDISFTVDKPDLLKATRVIEALKPEMGFREALSDEKIGKLSIVGVGMRSHSGVAAKMFETLAHEGINIDMISTSEIKISVVIDLAKGEKAMKAVHAAFLEK
- a CDS encoding DUF1080 domain-containing protein; this encodes MKTRNLATIFSTSAIVSALCVWAQSKDDGFVSIFDGKTLKGWHVSAKTGHSRVSKNQSGGRWVVENGAIVGSQDIPANGGIVITDEPYGDFEVALEMNNDFGPDSGLFLRSTEDGKAWQAMIDYHAKGNVMGIYGEGLGGKPSVRNYSFVDTPEKIAAVTDSPLPLAVLPESWPHFWRHGQWNELRARIVGNPPHITTWINGVKIMEWQEKELRHPDKGGIALQVHGGGNYTSQFVRYRNIRVKAIPSTK